From Pseudonocardia autotrophica, one genomic window encodes:
- a CDS encoding response regulator transcription factor, whose protein sequence is MTTVLICDDRRSVREGLTRVMSAVPGVQRIDCVAHGDELLARYARQSVDVVLVGTQRAVPTGVEATRRLVAAHPQANVIVFGAPDDAGSIAAAIAGGARGYLRWDASRPELVAALAHTLASTSVPTPRVPTDPGVQLTERELQVLRGMSQGKSNGQIGRELYLSEDTVKTHARRLFRKLGVRDRAQAVAHGFRRGLVS, encoded by the coding sequence GTGACGACGGTACTCATCTGCGACGATCGTCGCAGCGTCCGCGAGGGATTGACTCGCGTCATGTCCGCGGTCCCCGGGGTCCAGCGCATCGACTGCGTGGCCCACGGGGACGAGCTCCTCGCCCGCTACGCCCGCCAGTCCGTCGACGTCGTCCTGGTCGGGACGCAGCGCGCGGTCCCCACCGGCGTGGAGGCCACCCGGCGTCTCGTCGCGGCGCACCCGCAGGCGAACGTCATCGTGTTCGGTGCTCCGGACGACGCGGGCAGCATCGCCGCCGCGATCGCCGGCGGGGCCCGTGGCTACCTGCGTTGGGACGCCTCGCGTCCCGAGCTGGTCGCCGCGCTCGCGCACACTCTGGCCAGCACCTCGGTGCCGACCCCGCGGGTGCCGACCGACCCGGGTGTCCAGCTCACCGAGCGCGAGCTGCAGGTGCTGCGCGGGATGAGCCAGGGCAAGAGCAACGGCCAGATCGGCCGCGAGCTCTACCTGTCCGAGGACACCGTGAAGACCCACGCGCGGCGGCTGTTCCGCAAGCTGGGTGTCCGGGACCGGGCTCAGGCCGTCGCACACGGCTTCCGTCGCGGTCTGGTCTCCTAA
- a CDS encoding WhiB family transcriptional regulator: MADIRRLPGPVADIYDWQMEGACRGMDSAFFFHPEGERGPARARREARAKQVCQECPVLAQCREHALNVHEPYGIWGGLSESERDTIIRGPRRTLKVADPQPIEKTLGSA, from the coding sequence ATGGCGGACATCCGGAGGCTTCCCGGCCCGGTCGCCGACATCTACGACTGGCAGATGGAGGGAGCCTGCCGGGGGATGGACAGCGCGTTCTTCTTCCATCCCGAGGGTGAGCGCGGTCCCGCGCGCGCCCGGCGCGAGGCGCGCGCCAAGCAGGTCTGCCAGGAGTGCCCGGTGCTCGCACAGTGCCGGGAGCACGCGCTGAACGTGCACGAGCCGTACGGCATCTGGGGCGGATTGTCCGAGTCCGAGCGTGACACGATCATCCGTGGCCCGCGCCGCACGCTCAAGGTCGCCGATCCGCAGCCGATCGAGAAGACGCTGGGCTCCGCCTGA
- the groL gene encoding chaperonin GroEL (60 kDa chaperone family; promotes refolding of misfolded polypeptides especially under stressful conditions; forms two stacked rings of heptamers to form a barrel-shaped 14mer; ends can be capped by GroES; misfolded proteins enter the barrel where they are refolded when GroES binds) yields MAKQISFDEETRRALERGVNQLADAVKVTLGPRGRHVVIDKKFGGPTVTNDGVTIAREVDLEDPFENLGAQLAKTVATKTNDVAGDGTTTATVLAQALVKEGLRNVAAGAAPFALGQGIAAAAQKVSDVLLSKATPVDAGSHIAQVGAIASREQEIGDLIAQAIQTVGNDGVITVEEGSTLSTELEITEGLQFDKGYLSPYFVTDSESMEAALDDPYILLHRDKIGSIQDLLPLLEKVLGEGRPLLIIAEDVEGEALSTLVVNSIRKTVKVAAVKSPFFGDRRKAFMDDLAIATGGQVINPEVGLKLNEAGLELLGRARRVVVTKDNTTIVEGGGEKADVESRVALLKREIEESDSDWDKEKLQERLAKLSGGVAVIRAGAATETALKERKHRIEDAVAATRAAVEEGIVPGGGSALVHVAAELDGGLGLTGDAATGVAIVRKALSAPLHWIAENGGDEGAIVVSRVAEKGWGTGYNSATRSYSDLIADGVIDPVKVVRSAVENASSIARMVLTTESAVVDKPAEEPPAAAGGHGHGHGH; encoded by the coding sequence ATGGCGAAGCAGATCAGCTTCGACGAGGAGACCCGTCGCGCACTCGAGCGTGGCGTGAATCAGCTCGCCGACGCGGTGAAGGTGACGCTCGGCCCGCGCGGCCGGCATGTCGTCATCGACAAGAAGTTCGGTGGTCCGACCGTCACCAACGACGGCGTGACCATCGCCCGCGAGGTCGACCTCGAGGACCCCTTCGAGAACCTCGGGGCCCAGCTGGCCAAGACCGTCGCGACCAAGACGAACGACGTCGCGGGCGACGGCACCACCACCGCCACCGTGCTCGCGCAGGCGCTGGTGAAGGAGGGCCTGCGCAACGTCGCGGCGGGCGCCGCCCCGTTCGCGCTCGGCCAGGGCATCGCGGCCGCCGCGCAGAAGGTGTCCGACGTCCTGCTCTCCAAGGCGACCCCGGTCGACGCGGGCAGCCACATCGCCCAGGTCGGCGCCATCGCCTCCCGTGAGCAGGAGATCGGCGACCTGATCGCCCAGGCGATCCAGACCGTCGGCAACGACGGCGTCATCACCGTCGAGGAGGGCTCCACCCTCTCGACCGAGCTGGAGATCACCGAGGGTCTGCAGTTCGACAAGGGTTACCTGTCGCCGTACTTCGTGACCGACTCCGAGTCCATGGAGGCGGCGCTCGACGACCCGTACATCCTGCTGCACCGGGACAAGATCGGGTCCATCCAGGACCTGCTCCCGCTGCTGGAGAAGGTGCTCGGCGAGGGCCGGCCGCTGCTGATCATCGCCGAGGACGTCGAGGGCGAGGCGCTCTCGACCCTGGTCGTGAACTCCATCCGCAAGACCGTCAAGGTCGCCGCGGTGAAGTCGCCGTTCTTCGGTGACCGGCGCAAGGCGTTCATGGACGACCTGGCGATCGCCACCGGCGGTCAGGTCATCAACCCCGAGGTCGGTCTCAAGCTGAACGAGGCCGGTCTGGAGCTGCTGGGCCGGGCCCGGCGCGTCGTGGTCACCAAGGACAACACCACGATCGTCGAGGGCGGCGGCGAGAAGGCCGACGTCGAGTCCCGGGTCGCGCTGCTCAAGCGCGAGATCGAGGAGTCCGACTCGGACTGGGACAAGGAGAAGCTCCAGGAGCGCCTGGCCAAGCTCTCCGGCGGCGTCGCGGTCATCCGCGCCGGCGCGGCCACCGAGACCGCGCTCAAGGAGCGCAAGCACCGCATCGAGGACGCCGTCGCGGCGACCCGGGCGGCGGTCGAGGAGGGCATCGTCCCCGGTGGCGGTTCCGCGCTGGTGCACGTCGCCGCGGAGCTCGACGGCGGCCTCGGCCTGACCGGTGACGCCGCGACCGGTGTCGCGATCGTCCGCAAGGCGCTGTCGGCGCCGCTGCACTGGATCGCCGAGAACGGCGGCGACGAGGGCGCCATCGTGGTGTCCCGGGTCGCGGAGAAGGGCTGGGGGACCGGGTACAACTCGGCCACCCGCAGCTACAGCGACCTGATCGCCGACGGGGTCATCGACCCGGTCAAGGTGGTCCGGTCGGCGGTGGAGAACGCGTCCTCCATCGCGCGCATGGTGCTGACCACCGAGAGCGCCGTGGTGGACAAGCCCGCCGAGGAGCCGCCGGCCGCCGCCGGTGGTCACGGCCACGGGCACGGGCACTAG
- the groES gene encoding co-chaperone GroES — translation MANIKPLEDKIVVQASEAETTTASGIVIPDTAKEKPQEGKVLAVGPGRVDDNGNRVPLDVAVGDVVIYSKYGGTEVKYNGEEYLILSARDVLAVVN, via the coding sequence GTGGCGAACATCAAGCCGCTCGAGGACAAGATCGTCGTCCAGGCCAGCGAGGCGGAGACCACCACCGCCTCCGGCATCGTCATCCCGGACACCGCCAAGGAGAAGCCCCAGGAGGGCAAGGTCCTGGCCGTCGGCCCGGGTCGGGTGGACGACAACGGGAACCGCGTCCCGCTCGACGTGGCGGTCGGCGACGTCGTCATCTACTCGAAGTACGGCGGCACCGAGGTCAAGTACAACGGCGAGGAGTACCTGATCCTCTCCGCCCGCGACGTGCTGGCCGTCGTCAACTGA
- a CDS encoding aldo/keto reductase, which produces MADLVLGANVFGWTADRDTSFAVLDAFVDAGGTMIDTADAYTRPDPGRSETILGEWMRARGNRDTLHLATKVGAQPGRTGLSAANIAAAARESLSRLGTDRIDLYHAHRDDPDTAQEETLDAFDALVREGLVREIGASNFSAERLRSALEISGRDGLTAFTAIQPHYNLMERDDFELALAPLAESDELAVYPYYGLAKGFLTGKYRPDSPAPEGPRAEGATAYLDSRGRAVLAGLDEIAAGYGVPVPAVALAWLAAQPSVTAPIASARTPEQLAQLLPMRTLALTDDELRLMAYLSATS; this is translated from the coding sequence GTGGCTGACCTGGTTCTCGGAGCGAACGTGTTCGGCTGGACGGCGGACCGGGACACGTCGTTCGCGGTGCTGGACGCGTTCGTCGACGCCGGCGGGACGATGATCGACACCGCCGATGCCTACACCCGGCCGGACCCCGGCCGGTCCGAGACGATCCTCGGCGAGTGGATGCGGGCCAGGGGCAACCGGGACACGCTGCACCTGGCCACCAAGGTCGGCGCGCAGCCCGGGCGCACCGGGCTCTCCGCAGCGAACATCGCGGCCGCCGCCCGCGAGTCGCTGAGCCGATTGGGCACCGACCGGATCGACCTCTACCACGCACACCGCGACGACCCGGACACCGCGCAGGAGGAGACCCTCGACGCGTTCGACGCACTCGTCCGCGAGGGTCTGGTCCGGGAGATCGGCGCGTCGAACTTCTCCGCGGAGCGGCTGCGCTCGGCACTGGAGATCTCCGGGCGCGACGGGCTGACCGCCTTCACCGCGATCCAGCCGCACTACAACCTGATGGAGCGCGACGACTTCGAGCTCGCGCTGGCGCCACTGGCGGAGTCCGACGAGCTCGCCGTGTACCCGTACTACGGCCTGGCCAAGGGGTTCCTCACCGGCAAGTACCGCCCCGACTCGCCGGCTCCGGAAGGGCCGCGCGCCGAGGGCGCCACCGCCTATCTCGACTCCCGCGGCCGCGCCGTACTCGCCGGACTGGACGAGATCGCCGCCGGATACGGCGTCCCGGTCCCGGCCGTCGCACTGGCCTGGCTGGCCGCACAGCCGTCGGTCACCGCGCCGATCGCCAGCGCCCGCACCCCCGAGCAGCTGGCCCAGCTGCTGCCGATGCGGACACTCGCGCTCACCGACGACGAGCTGCGGCTGATGGCCTACCTGTCGGCGACGAGCTGA
- a CDS encoding PucR family transcriptional regulator, whose product MSGSGALTLRLLVAEPGLGLAPLGDPDLDVPVRGAHSIEIADAARWLRPGTLMLTTGLRLAAAAPDDRRWTELAAELAGARIAAIGFGTGIVFDEVPAGLRRAAAQQGIPVLTVDPEVPFTRIEEAVTRGVLADESYLLRRTVWLQDDLLAALVSTDPTDALMERLGALARGSAALFDASGRTVAATGSAPFRLIADELAGGARTFTVGRWDVRRRALRIGPSDYHLVIASREPRVLDDLGDDLLRTAGRVLAAASSVRVLTADQERLEAGRLLSALLAGLPSSRVRQTWERLRTFGFRPGESLRMVRWDAPEPSRPGSRYESIGRPEEPARLLVRADPDPTESGAGASALLADDEPGARWLESAAATGAVGASGPFTDLTVCPERAEEAGTAHRLARQTGRGGLVRLDEVSYATWLAATRYGDPRAADRFERQFGGLARAPDLLDTVVAYLACDQDVGASARRLRLHPNTVRYRLRKVESLLGSRIAAASTVADLYLAFRDEIEGLRDVPPVSSSPTGRPSAAARRR is encoded by the coding sequence ATGAGCGGATCGGGTGCGCTGACGTTGCGCCTGCTGGTCGCCGAGCCCGGCCTCGGGCTGGCTCCGCTCGGTGATCCCGATCTGGACGTGCCGGTCCGGGGTGCGCACTCGATCGAGATCGCCGACGCGGCCCGGTGGCTGCGCCCCGGGACGCTGATGCTGACGACCGGGCTGCGGCTGGCGGCGGCCGCGCCGGACGACCGGCGGTGGACGGAGCTGGCCGCGGAGCTGGCCGGGGCGCGGATCGCGGCGATCGGGTTCGGGACCGGCATCGTGTTCGACGAGGTCCCGGCCGGCCTGCGCCGGGCGGCAGCGCAGCAGGGGATCCCGGTGCTGACCGTGGATCCCGAGGTCCCGTTCACGCGGATCGAGGAGGCGGTCACCCGCGGGGTGCTCGCCGACGAGAGCTACCTGCTGCGGCGGACGGTCTGGCTGCAGGACGACCTGCTCGCGGCGCTGGTCTCGACCGACCCGACCGACGCGCTGATGGAACGGCTCGGGGCGCTCGCCCGCGGCTCGGCGGCCCTGTTCGACGCGTCGGGGCGGACCGTGGCGGCGACCGGCTCGGCGCCGTTCCGGCTGATCGCGGACGAGCTCGCGGGCGGGGCGCGCACGTTCACCGTCGGCCGGTGGGACGTGCGCCGTCGCGCGCTGCGGATCGGGCCGTCCGACTACCACCTGGTGATCGCGTCGCGGGAGCCCCGGGTGCTCGACGACCTCGGCGACGACCTGCTCCGGACCGCGGGGCGGGTGCTCGCCGCGGCGAGCAGCGTCCGGGTGCTGACCGCGGACCAGGAACGGCTGGAGGCAGGCAGGTTGCTCTCCGCGCTGCTGGCCGGATTGCCGTCGTCGCGGGTCCGGCAGACGTGGGAACGGCTGCGCACCTTCGGATTCCGCCCGGGGGAGTCGTTGCGGATGGTGCGCTGGGACGCTCCGGAGCCGTCCCGGCCCGGATCGCGGTACGAGTCCATCGGCCGGCCGGAGGAACCGGCCAGGCTGCTGGTGCGTGCGGATCCCGATCCCACGGAGTCCGGCGCCGGCGCGAGTGCGTTGCTCGCCGACGACGAGCCGGGGGCGCGCTGGCTCGAGTCCGCCGCGGCGACCGGTGCGGTCGGTGCCAGCGGTCCCTTCACCGACCTGACCGTCTGCCCGGAGCGGGCGGAGGAGGCGGGTACCGCACATCGGCTCGCCCGGCAGACCGGGCGGGGCGGCCTCGTCCGGCTGGACGAGGTGAGCTACGCGACCTGGCTCGCGGCGACCCGGTACGGCGATCCGCGGGCGGCCGACCGGTTCGAGCGTCAGTTCGGTGGGCTGGCCCGCGCGCCGGACCTGCTCGACACGGTCGTCGCCTACCTGGCCTGCGACCAGGACGTCGGGGCGTCGGCCCGGCGCCTGCGGCTGCACCCGAACACCGTCCGGTACCGGTTGCGGAAGGTGGAGTCGCTGCTCGGTTCGCGGATCGCCGCGGCGTCCACGGTCGCCGACCTCTACCTCGCGTTCCGCGACGAGATCGAGGGACTCCGGGACGTGCCGCCGGTCAGCTCGTCGCCGACAGGTAGGCCATCAGCCGCAGCTCGTCGTCGGTGA
- a CDS encoding hydantoinase/oxoprolinase family protein, with the protein MSRQRVAIDVGGTFTDVCVFDEDGHDVQVTKVPSTPDDPMRAVLDGVARGGIDLRRVSLFSHGTTVATNALITRSFRPAAMVTTHGFRDVIEIRDGTRDDLWDAYADVAPPYIRRRDRFEVPERVDHAGRIVTPLDEPAARELARLLRRRGAQTVAVCFVNSYANPVHEIRMREILEEELPGASVSTSAEILPEIFEHDRFTTTVANAVLAPLVSGYVSRLAEELRDGGYTEDLLLLHSGGGSMTPRTVERYPVRLAASGIAAGAIAARHVAVQCGFPDAIGLDMGGTSTDLSLIHGGSLRMTKEWSVEFGYPIIFPSIEVLTIGAGGGSIAHIDDAGSLRNGPQSAGADPGPACYDGGGQLATNSDANLHLGRLGRSLAGGAKELRPDLAEKALRSTVADPLGLDVDRAAEAVLEVANANMADAVRLISIRRGYDPRGFALVAFGGAGGLHGAEIARELNIPTVIVPPNPGVTSALGCLLVDIRHDLSAMFGGRTDEIDAADLEDAFAGLESEATARMHAEGVADADVVLQRTVSMRYLGQWRSLQVDCGRDGDALGEAVARFHEQHEREHAFRRDDTPVEIYQLGLTAIGTTPKPSFPPHPVATGEPEPDRRRPVHFAGSGWVDTAVYDRDGLRTGHTLDGPAVVEQLDSTTLVPPGSRAEVDEWLNIRIRIAGGTP; encoded by the coding sequence ATGAGCAGACAACGGGTCGCGATCGACGTCGGGGGAACCTTCACCGACGTCTGTGTCTTCGACGAGGACGGGCACGACGTGCAGGTCACGAAGGTGCCCTCGACCCCGGACGACCCGATGCGCGCCGTCCTCGACGGTGTCGCCCGCGGCGGGATCGACCTGCGCCGGGTGTCGCTGTTCTCGCACGGCACCACGGTCGCGACGAACGCGCTGATCACCCGCAGCTTCCGGCCGGCGGCGATGGTCACCACCCACGGTTTCCGGGACGTCATCGAGATCCGCGACGGGACCCGCGACGACCTGTGGGACGCCTACGCCGACGTCGCGCCCCCCTACATCCGCCGCCGCGACCGGTTCGAGGTGCCGGAACGGGTCGACCACGCCGGCCGGATCGTCACCCCGCTCGACGAGCCCGCCGCCCGCGAGCTCGCCCGGCTGCTGCGCCGGCGCGGGGCGCAGACCGTCGCGGTCTGCTTCGTCAACTCCTACGCCAATCCGGTGCACGAGATCCGGATGCGGGAGATCCTCGAGGAGGAGCTCCCCGGGGCGTCGGTGTCGACCAGCGCCGAGATCCTCCCGGAGATCTTCGAGCACGACCGGTTCACCACGACGGTCGCGAACGCCGTGCTGGCCCCGCTGGTCAGCGGCTACGTGAGCCGGCTGGCCGAGGAGCTGCGCGACGGCGGGTACACCGAGGACCTGTTGCTGCTGCACTCCGGCGGCGGGTCGATGACCCCGCGCACCGTGGAGCGCTATCCGGTCCGGCTGGCCGCCAGCGGGATCGCCGCGGGCGCCATCGCGGCCCGGCACGTCGCCGTGCAGTGCGGGTTCCCGGACGCCATCGGCCTCGACATGGGCGGCACCAGCACCGATCTCTCGCTGATCCACGGCGGCTCGCTGCGGATGACCAAGGAGTGGTCGGTCGAGTTCGGGTACCCGATCATCTTCCCGTCGATCGAGGTACTGACGATCGGCGCGGGCGGCGGATCGATCGCGCACATCGACGACGCCGGGTCGCTGCGCAACGGGCCGCAGTCGGCGGGCGCCGACCCGGGGCCGGCCTGCTACGACGGCGGCGGGCAGCTCGCGACCAACTCCGATGCGAACCTGCACCTCGGCAGGCTCGGGCGGTCGCTGGCCGGTGGCGCCAAGGAGCTGCGGCCGGACCTCGCCGAGAAGGCACTGCGCAGCACGGTCGCCGATCCGCTCGGCCTCGACGTGGACCGGGCCGCGGAGGCCGTGCTGGAGGTCGCGAACGCCAACATGGCCGACGCGGTCCGGCTGATCTCCATCCGTCGCGGCTACGACCCGCGCGGCTTCGCGCTCGTCGCGTTCGGCGGGGCCGGTGGCCTGCACGGCGCCGAGATCGCCCGTGAGCTGAACATCCCCACCGTGATCGTCCCGCCCAATCCCGGCGTCACCTCGGCGCTGGGCTGCCTGCTCGTCGACATCCGGCACGACCTGTCCGCCATGTTCGGCGGCCGCACCGACGAGATCGACGCCGCCGACCTGGAGGACGCGTTCGCCGGGCTGGAGTCCGAGGCCACCGCCCGGATGCACGCCGAGGGCGTCGCCGACGCCGACGTCGTCCTGCAGCGCACGGTCTCCATGCGCTACCTGGGGCAGTGGCGCTCGCTGCAGGTCGACTGCGGGCGCGACGGCGACGCGCTCGGCGAGGCGGTGGCGCGGTTCCACGAGCAGCACGAACGCGAGCACGCGTTCCGCCGCGACGACACCCCGGTCGAGATCTACCAGCTCGGCCTCACCGCGATCGGCACCACGCCGAAGCCGTCGTTCCCCCCGCATCCGGTGGCGACCGGCGAGCCGGAGCCCGACCGCAGGCGGCCGGTGCACTTCGCCGGATCGGGTTGGGTGGACACCGCCGTGTACGACCGGGACGGGCTGCGCACCGGACACACCCTCGACGGCCCCGCGGTCGTCGAACAGCTGGACTCGACGACCCTCGTCCCACCGGGCAGCCGGGCCGAGGTCGACGAATGGCTCAACATCCGTATCCGGATCGCCGGAGGTACCCCATGA
- a CDS encoding hydantoinase B/oxoprolinase family protein produces the protein MSSRTPGGLDPVTFEVLKNAFVTAVDLMSEQIMRTCYSFVIYARDFSSALCDAEGNTVMQGSDDIAVHVGTLHFQCKAVLEQFGDDIHPGDVFAVNDPYRGGTHFNDVSFIRPIFVGDEIIGYAQNKGHWADIGGSVPGSFDVNAGEHFGEGLRIPPLRVWSRGHRLDDVAQLLVSNTRSPYSAEGDLNAQAEATSVCEREVLRLVERYGRDTVVAAMAGVQDYVERLVRARLAELPTGTWETVDHLDADPGAGEGLIPVRIRMTIDGDGVHYDLNGSAPVVSTFLNSGYGTTFSALYAGTKTFFPEVPLNSGFYRVVRGDIGPEGTVVNAGWPYAVTGFCSGPYEKLMNGLFEMWSSVMPERAMACAFNLEYLLIGGRDARTADRPFFMWYDWMAGGWGARSSKDGPSATAPVFGPGLAVQPVEGQERLSPVLITEHRIVPDSGGPGRYRGGCGLEKGGTLTDCAGTVMSYCCDRSRSVTWGIEGGLPSVPHGVWLNRDSDEPRFLGATFSGVQVEPGDTFTRPSAGGGGLGDPLDRDPAAVVEDVIDGYVSLAGAERDYGVVVRAVDPELDRYEIDAEATGEARDQIRSARRGWLEADPADVARRYRDGELDTADLVRRYGVIVDWGTGELHPDTTAEYRELLRRRAVAHWT, from the coding sequence ATGAGCAGCCGGACCCCGGGCGGACTCGACCCGGTGACCTTCGAGGTCCTCAAGAACGCCTTCGTCACCGCGGTCGATCTGATGAGCGAGCAGATCATGCGGACCTGCTACTCGTTCGTCATCTACGCCCGCGACTTCTCGTCGGCCCTCTGCGACGCCGAGGGCAACACCGTCATGCAGGGCAGCGACGACATCGCCGTGCACGTCGGAACGCTGCACTTCCAGTGCAAGGCGGTCCTGGAACAGTTCGGCGACGACATCCACCCCGGTGACGTCTTCGCCGTGAACGACCCGTACCGCGGCGGCACCCATTTCAACGACGTCAGCTTCATCCGGCCGATCTTCGTCGGCGACGAGATCATCGGGTACGCGCAGAACAAGGGGCACTGGGCCGACATCGGCGGCTCCGTCCCGGGATCGTTCGACGTGAACGCGGGCGAGCACTTCGGCGAGGGATTGCGGATCCCGCCGCTGCGGGTGTGGAGCCGGGGACACCGGCTCGACGACGTCGCCCAGCTGCTGGTCTCCAACACCCGCTCGCCCTACAGCGCCGAGGGCGACCTCAACGCACAGGCCGAGGCGACCTCGGTGTGCGAGCGGGAGGTGCTGCGGCTGGTCGAGCGCTACGGCCGGGACACCGTGGTGGCCGCGATGGCCGGCGTGCAGGACTACGTGGAGCGGCTCGTGCGGGCCCGGCTCGCCGAGCTGCCGACCGGCACCTGGGAGACCGTCGACCACCTGGACGCCGATCCGGGCGCCGGGGAGGGGCTGATCCCGGTCCGGATCCGGATGACGATCGACGGCGACGGCGTCCACTACGACCTGAACGGCAGTGCCCCGGTCGTCTCGACGTTCCTGAACTCGGGCTACGGGACGACGTTCTCCGCGCTCTACGCGGGCACCAAGACCTTCTTCCCCGAGGTGCCGCTGAACTCCGGCTTCTACCGGGTCGTGCGCGGAGACATCGGCCCGGAGGGGACGGTGGTGAACGCGGGCTGGCCGTACGCGGTCACCGGGTTCTGCTCGGGGCCCTACGAGAAGCTGATGAACGGCCTGTTCGAGATGTGGTCCTCGGTCATGCCGGAGCGGGCCATGGCCTGCGCGTTCAACCTGGAGTACCTGCTGATCGGCGGCCGGGACGCGCGCACGGCCGATCGGCCGTTCTTCATGTGGTACGACTGGATGGCCGGTGGCTGGGGCGCCCGTTCGTCCAAGGACGGACCGAGCGCGACCGCTCCCGTCTTCGGCCCCGGGCTCGCGGTGCAGCCGGTCGAGGGCCAGGAGCGGCTCTCCCCCGTGCTCATCACCGAGCACCGGATCGTGCCGGACTCCGGCGGTCCCGGCCGGTATCGCGGCGGCTGCGGGCTGGAGAAGGGCGGGACGCTCACCGACTGCGCGGGCACGGTCATGTCCTACTGCTGCGACCGCTCCCGGTCGGTCACCTGGGGGATCGAGGGCGGGCTGCCGTCGGTGCCGCACGGGGTGTGGCTCAACCGGGACTCCGACGAGCCGCGGTTCCTCGGCGCGACCTTCTCCGGTGTACAGGTCGAGCCCGGTGACACCTTCACCCGGCCGTCCGCGGGTGGCGGCGGGCTGGGCGATCCGCTGGACCGGGACCCGGCGGCCGTGGTCGAGGACGTGATCGACGGCTACGTCTCGCTCGCCGGCGCCGAGCGCGACTACGGCGTCGTGGTCCGCGCCGTCGATCCCGAGCTCGACCGGTACGAGATCGACGCCGAGGCGACCGGCGAGGCCCGGGATCAGATCCGCTCGGCCCGGCGCGGCTGGCTGGAGGCCGATCCGGCCGACGTCGCGCGTCGCTACCGGGACGGTGAGCTGGACACCGCCGATCTGGTGCGCCGCTACGGCGTCATCGTCGACTGGGGCACCGGCGAGCTGCACCCGGACACCACGGCCGAGTACCGGGAGCTGCTGCGGCGCCGGGCCGTCGCGCACTGGACCTGA